In one Arachis duranensis cultivar V14167 chromosome 9, aradu.V14167.gnm2.J7QH, whole genome shotgun sequence genomic region, the following are encoded:
- the LOC107465246 gene encoding pyrophosphate-energized vacuolar membrane proton pump: MGELSEGLTQVLIPVAALIGIGFALLQWFLVSKVRVSAVADYNGRDNGHKSSLLGDAELETGVRVPEVTAKCAEIQHAISVGATSFLFTEYRYLTIFMGVFGVIIFLFLGSVKGFSTKSEPCTYNEGNLCKPALANAVFSTIAFLLGALTSVLSGFLGMKIATYANARTTLEARKGIGKAFVIAFRSGAVMGFLLAANGLLVLYVAINLFKLYYGDDWEGLYESITGYGLGGSSMALFGRVGGGIYTKAADVGADLVGKVEQNIPEDDPRNPAVIADNVGDNVGDIAGMGSDLFGSYAESSCAALFVASISSFGLNHDYTAMSYPLIISSMGIVICMITTFFATDVFEIKYENQIEPSLKRQLLISTVLMTVGIAIVSFFALPSEFTLYNFGGSKVVKNWHLFFCVAIGLWAGLVIGYITEYFTSNAYSPVQDVADSCRTGAATNVIFGLALGYKSVIIPIFAIAVAIYVSFSLAAMYGIAVAALGMLSTIATGLAIDAYGPISDNAGGIAEMAGLRHEIRERTDALDAAGNTTAAIGKGFAIGSAALVSLALFGAYVSRAGIKTVNVMTPKVFIGLIVGAMLPHWFSAMTMKSVGSAALKMVEEVRRQFNTIPGLLEGTGKPDYANCVKISTDASLKEMIPPGALVLLAPLIAGTLFGVETLAGVLAGSLVSGVQVAISASNTGGAWDNAKKYIEAGITEHAVSLGPKGSDAHKAAVIGDTVGDPLKDTSGPSLNILIKLMAVESLVFAPFFAAHGGLIFKLF; this comes from the exons ATGGGGGAGTTGAGTGAGGGCCTTACACAAGTTCTGATACCTGTGGCAGCATTAATTGGAATTGGATTTGCTTTGCTTCAATGGTTCTTGGTCTCAAAGGTCAGAGTGTCTGCTGTTGCTGATTACAATGGCAGGGACAATGGGCACAAAAGCAGCTTACTAGGAGATGCAGAGTTGGAGACTGGTGTCCGGGTTCCTGAAGTTACTGCTAAGTGTGCCGAAATTCAGCATGCCATTTCTGTTG GTGCTACTTCGTTTCTCTTTACTGAGTATAGGTACCTGACTATCTTCATGGGAGTATTTGGTGTAATAATTTTTCTGTTTCTGGGCTCTGTGAAGGGCTTTAGTACCAAAAGCGAACCTTGCACCTACAATGAAGGCAATCTTTGTAAACCAGCGCTTGCCAATGCTGTGTTTAGCACTATAGCTTTCTTGCTTGGTGCCCTTACCTCTGTCCTTTCTGGCTTTCTTGGGATGAAGATTGCTACCTATGCCAATGCTAGAACAACTCTTGAAGCAAGAAAGGGAATAGGAAAGGCCTTTGTTATTGCTTTCCGCTCTGGTGCGGTGATGGGGTTTCTTCTTGCTGCAAATGGCCTGTTGGTGCTATATGTTGCCATCAATTTATTCAAACTGTATTATGGGGATGACTGGGAGGGACTTTACGAGTCTATTACTGGCTACGGGCTTGGAGGTTCATCAATGGCGCTCTTTGGAAGAGTTGGAGGAGGCATATACACCAAAGCAGCTGATGTTGGTGCTGACCTTGTGGGGAAAGTTGAACAGAATATCCCTGAAGATGATCCACGCAACCCAGCT GTTATTGCTGACAATGTGGGAGACAATGTTGGAGATATCGCAGGTATGGGTTCTGACTTATTCGGGTCCTATGCAGAATCATCCTGTGCAGCTCTATTTGTTGCATCCATATCATCTTTTGGACTGAATCATGACTACACGGCCATGTCATATCCTCTCATCATAAGCTCTATGGGAATTGTGATTTGCATGATTACAACTTTTTTTGCAACTGATGTATTCGAAATAAAATACGAGAACCAAATAGAACCATCCTTGAAACGTCAACTTCTTATCTCTACTGTATTAATGACCGTTGGTATTGCCATAGTCAGCTTCTTTGCTTTGCCATCAGAGTTCACTCTTTATAACTTCGGCGGCAGCAAGGTTGTCAAGAACTG GCACCTTTTCTTCTGTGTTGCCATTGGCTTGTGGGCTGGACTTGTAATCGGGTACATTACTGAGTATTTCACTAGCAATGCTTACAG TCCGGTGCAAGACGTAGCAGATTCCTGCAGGACAGGAGCTGCAACAAATGTTATTTTTGGATTGGCGCTGGGATATAAGTCGGTCATAATTCCCATATTTGCTATTGCAGTTGCTATTTATGTAAGCTTCAGCCTTGCAGCCATGTATGGAATTGCTGTTGCAGCACTTGGAATGCTGAGTACTATTGCCACTGGTCTTGCCATTGATGCGTATGGCCCCATCAGTGATAATGCTGGAGGCATTGCAGAAATGGCTGGATTGAGACATGAGATACGAGAAAGAACAGATGCTCTGGATGCTGCAGGAAACACCACTGCTGCCATAGGCAAG GGTTTTGCTATTGGATCAGCTGCACTTGTGTCTCTTGCATTATTTGGTGCTTATGTGAGCAGGGCAGGCATAAAAACAGTGAACGTTATGACCCCAAAAGTATTTATTGGTTTGATTGTGGGAGCAATGCTTCCTCATTGGTTTTCAGCAATGACAATGAAGAGTGTTGGGAGTGCGGCTCTCAAAATGGTTGAAGAAGTTCGCAGGCAATTCAATACTATTCCTGGTCTCCTAGAAGGAACAGGAAAACCAGATTACGCAAATTGTGTAAAGATTTCTACCGATGCCTCATTGAAGGAGATGATCCCACCCGGTGCACTGGTTTTGCTTGCTCCACTTATTGCCGGAACATTGTTCGGAGTGGAAACACTTGCTGGGGTACTTGCTGGCTCTCTTGTTTCCGGTGTGCAG GTGGCAATTTCAGCTTCAAACACTGGCGGGGCATGGGATAACGCTAAGAAGTACATCGAG GCTGGTATTACGGAGCATGCTGTGTCACTGGGGCCAAAGGGATCAGATGCTCACAAGGCTGCGGTTATAGGTGACACTGTTGGAGACCCTCTCAAAGACACTTCGGGTCCCTCACTCAACATCTTGATAAAGTTGATGGCCGTGGAATCATTGGTATTTGCTCCATTCTTCGCAGCTCATGGAGGCTTAATTTTCAAGTTATTCTGA
- the LOC107465249 gene encoding uncharacterized protein LOC107465249 — translation MASSSIITPEDVLESLMNDGTIDALRLKIINQLKANEELKSTTIKMAEQSRVLNTPGAEKQTKRELFDALRQELEASVLEKASKSVWELILDNNGLGKEISETVEKVFCRLSGQEPPLFPLPNGEPQPDKEADSRKDKGKGKQKENENVNLNTPPKKRSFAEINSEGAEETTTRSSDPAAMSEGSGKSPLSISKT, via the exons ATGGCTTCTTCCTCTATCATCACTCCGGAGGATGTGCTTGAGTCCCTCATGAACGACGGCACAATCGATGCCCTCAGATTGAAGATCATCAACCAGCTCAAGGCCAAT gaggAATTGAAGAGCACTACTATAAAGATGGCTGAACAGAGTAGGGTTCTGAACACCCCTGGAGCTGAGAAACAGACCAAAAGAGAGCTGTTTGATGCGCTTCGGCAAGAGCTCGA AGCTTCTGTACTTGAAAAAGCCTCTAAATCAGTTTGGGAGTTAATTTTAGACAATAATGGCCTGGGAAAGGAGATAAGTGAAACAGTTGAAAAAGTGTTTTGTCGATTGAGTGGCCAAGAGCCTCCTTTATTTCCACTTCCAAATGGGGAACCACAacctgataaggaggctgacagcAGAAAAGATAAAGGCAAAGGAAAGCAAAAAGAAAACGAGAATGTAAATTTAAACACGCCACCAAAGAAAAGAAGCTTTGCCGAAATAAATTCAGAAGGAGCAGAAGAAACTACAACCAGGTCTTCTGATCCTGCAGCGATGTCAGAAGGCTCTGGCAAATCGCCGCTTTCAATCTCAAAAACTTGA
- the LOC107465247 gene encoding uncharacterized protein LOC107465247: protein MASEANNPSDLENLLDFSYLVDEDDIIVEDYDTRQACEREEHEHDELKELAELPPSLRLTLTITPSLVQEIEEKVNGGSVYDDVVEIRTSSPSPSSPCINKVENKLKAVHLPVCSLAIGCYLIEAQYPAHLVAKFYFSKRKLVWEILDKGLKHKIEIQWENISAIQASIQENKPGHLEIELDRVPFFYGETTPQPKKHTVWSASPDFTGGYASKYRRHSLQFPPGVLDQHYVKLLQLDRRLLELSGTPFPRFKSCYFDSYLEDEETAATHIRFGHHRDLYAHGSTTTNQAMESEKLYFSAFKEPTSFPSSASTFDLPQQVQLYHNTMPLTTCAVTESSTPLSSGNCSPTNEEIKNQLLQVDHGMYDPFDIQHILFYQQRNSLHLFKTTRACS, encoded by the exons ATGGCTTCAGAAGCTAATAATCCTTCAGACTTGGAGAATCTTTTGGATTTTTCATACCTTGTTGATGAGGATGATATTATTGTTGAAGATTATGATACACGACAAGCATGCGAAAGG GAAGAACATGAACACGATGAATTGAAAGAGTTAGCAGAACTTCCACCATCACTGAGGTTAACACTAACGATAACACCATCTCTGGTGCAAGAAATAGAGGAAAAAGTGAACGGTGGTAGTGTTTATGATGATGTAGTAGAAATTAGaacttcttctccttctccttcttctccatgCATCAACAAGGTTGAGAACAAGTTGAAGGCTGTGCACTTGCCAGTTTGCTCCCTTGCAATTGGGTGTTACTtg ATAGAAGCTCAATATCCAGCACACTTGGTGGCCAAGTTTTACTTTAGCAAGCGAAAACTTGTGTGGGAGATATTAGATAAGGGTTTGAAACATAAGATTGAAATACAATGGGAGAATATTTCAGCCATTCAAGCAAGCATTCAGGAAAACAAACCTGGCCATCTAGAAATTGAG CTTGATAGAGTGCCATTTTTCTATGGCGAGACTACCCCACAGCCTAAAAAGCATACTGTATGGTCTGCATCCCCTGACTTCACTGGAGGTTATGCTTCCAAATACAG GAGACACTCCCTTCAATTTCCTCCTGGAGTTCTTGACCAGCACTATGTTAAGCTTCTACAATTGGACAGAAGATTGTTGGAGTTGAGTGGGACACCTTTTCCTAGATTCAAATCTTGTTATTTTGATTCATACCTAGAAGATGAAGAGACAGCAGCAACACACATTCGTTTTGGTCATCATCGTGATCTATATGCACATGGGTCAACAACCACCAACCAAGCTATGGAAAGTGAGAAACTATATTTCAGTGCCTTTAAAGAACCAACTTCATTTCCTTCATCAGCATCTACTTTTGATCTCCCTCAACAAGTTCAGCTATATCACAATACAATGCCATTGACCACATGTGCCGTTACTGAATCATCTACTCCTCTTTCTTCTG GCAATTGCTCTCCTACAAATGAGGAAATCAAGAATCAACTGCTGCAAGTAGATCATGGCATGTATGACCCTTTTGACATTCAACATATTTTGTTCTACCAACAACGTAACTCATTACATCTCTTCAAAACAACAAGAGCTTGCTCATAG
- the LOC107465248 gene encoding RNA pseudouridine synthase 1, with amino-acid sequence MADSDEPQPPTDSSQNGLTSLDNYPVPLSPPLPAISKQIELSRAMTASSKSSLFSLSTCHVIYEDQWLIAINKPQGIYCETILSSVPTLLKPHQGVHVSVPELHLANRLDRDTSGVTIITKSHKVASKFVKAFTDHEVRKTYIALCSGVAPKWNRITVRSGHGRSKFGAWRVYAASDVGRKLPGGSVVRGMETSFEVLSVNGSGTFRDESEINDGGDVVVVEERAVREGSGGDAESEIIVRAYPTSGRTHQIRLHCQYLGISIVGDVKYEGVCEWKEVAREGHALHAESLSFKHPVTGDRISLHAPLPSWANKALQLQH; translated from the exons ATGGCAGACTCAGATGAACCCCAACCGCCAACCGACTCGTCCCAAAATGGCCTCACTTCCCTCGATAATTACCCCGTGCCACTGTCCCCTCCACTCCCCGCAATCTCCAAGCAAATCGAGCTAAGCCGAGCCATGACCGCATCTTCGAAATCGagcctcttctctctctcaacGTGCCACGTCATCTACGAAGACCAATGGCTCATCGCAATCAACAAGCCCCAAGGAATCTACTGCGAAACCATCCTCTCTTCCGTTCCAACCCTTCTCAAACCACATCAAG GTGTCCACGTCAGCGTGCCTGAGCTGCACCTTGCTAACCGTCTCGACCGCGACACAAGCGGCGTGACGATTATTACGAAGTCCCACAAAGTGGCATCGAAGTTCGTGAAGGCATTCACCGACCACGAGGTTCGTAAAACCTACATCGCTCTCTGCAGTGGCGTGGCCCCGAAGTGGAACAGGATTACCGTTAGGTCCGGGCACGGGAGGTCCAAGTTTGGCGCGTGGCGCGTTTACGCTGCCTCCGATGTCGGGCGGAAGCTACCAGGCGGTTCGGTAGTCCGTGGCATGGAGACTTCGTTCGAGGTTTTATCGGTAAACGGAAGCGGAACGTTCAGAGACGAGTCGGAAATTAACGACGGTGGTGATGTGGTGGTTGTTGAGGAGAGAGCTGTGAGAGAAGGTAGTGGTGGCGATGCAGAGAGTGAGATAATAGTGAGGGCGTATCCTACGAGTGGAAGAACGCATCAGATTCGGTTGCATTGTCAGTACCTTGGGATTTCGATTGTAGGGGACGTGAAGTATGAAGGGGTCTGTGAATGGAAAGAGGTGGCGCGTGAGGGCCACGCGCTTCATGCCGAGAGCTTATCGTTCAAGCACCCCGTTACTGGCGATCGCATTTCACTACACGCGCCGCTTCCATCTTGGGCCAATAAGGCCTTGCAGTTGCAGCACTGA